Proteins encoded within one genomic window of Oryza brachyantha chromosome 7, ObraRS2, whole genome shotgun sequence:
- the LOC121054965 gene encoding low molecular mass early light-inducible protein HV60, chloroplastic, translating into MAAATMALSSCFAVAAGAPSHVVVGAGRAAVCFPRRRAVAVVVRAQSEPDVEPTEQQQEAAASSPATPSPAAKLPKAAKKPSTKLSDVLAFSGPAPERINGRLAMVGFVSALAVEASRGGGLLDQAGSGSGLAWFAATAAVLSAASLVPLLRGESAEGRSGAVMSADAELWNGRFAMLGLVALAFTEFLTGSPFVNV; encoded by the exons ATGGCGGCCGCTACCATGGCGCTGAGCAGctgcttcgccgtcgccgccggggcgCCGTCGCATGTCGTCGTCGGTGCCGGCCGTGCTGCGGTGTGCTTCCCTCGCCGACGTGCcgtggccgtcgtcgtcaggGCCCAGTCCGAG CCGGATGTGGAGCCgacggagcagcagcaggaggcggcCGCGTCGTCTCCGGCGACCCCGAGCCCGGCGGCCAAGCTGCCCAAGGCGGCGAAGAAGCCGAGCACGAAGCTGTCGGACGTGCTGGCGTTCAGcgggccggcgccggagcggaTCAATGGCCGCCTCGCGATGGTGGGCTTCGTGTCGGCGCTGGCCGTGGAGGcgtcccgcggcggcggcctcctcgaccaggccggcagcggcagcgggctGGCGtggttcgccgccaccgccgccgtgctctccgCGGCGTCGCTGGTGCCCCTGCTCCGCGGCGAGAGCGCCGAGGGCAGGAGCGGCGCCGTGATGAGCGCGGACGCCGAGCTCTGGAACGGGCGGTTCGCCATGCTCGGCCTCGTCGCGCTCGCCTTCACCGAGTTCCTCACCGGCTCGCCGTTCGTCAACgtataa
- the LOC102705089 gene encoding ruvB-like protein 1, translating into MRIEEVQSTSKKQRIATHTHIKGLGLDANGVAVALAAGFVGQAAAREAAGLVVDMIRQKKMAGRALLLAGPPATGKTALALGISQELGSKVPFCPMVGSEVYSSEVKKTEVLMENFRRAIGLRIKENKEVYEGEVTELSPEEAESTTGGYGKSISHVIIGLKTVKGTKQLKLDPTIYDALIKEKVSVGDVIYIEANSGAVKRVGRCDAFATEYDLEAEEYVPIPKGEVHKKKEIVQDVTLHDLDAANAQPQGGQDILSLMGQMMKPRKTEITEKLRQEINKVVNRYIDEGVAELVPGVLFIDEVHMLDIECFSYLNRALESSLSPIVILATNRGICNVRGTDMTSPHGIPVDLLDRLVIIRTETYGPTEMIQILAIRAQVEEIDIDEESLAFLGEIGQQTSLRHAIQLLSPASVVAKANGREKICKADLEEVSALYLDAKSSARLLQEQQERYIT; encoded by the exons atgaGGATCGAGGAGGTGCAGTCGACGTCGAAGAAGCAGCGCATCGCCACCCACACCCACATCAAGGGGCTCGGCCTCGAC GCGAATGGGGTGGCGGTAGCGCTGGCGGCGGGGTTCGTGggacaggcggcggcgcgggaggctGCTGGCCTGGTGGTCGACATGATTCGCCAGAAGAAGATGGCCGGCCGCGCGCTGCTCCTGGCCGGTCCGCCCGCCACCGGCAAGACGGCCCTCGCGCTGGGCATTTCCCAGGAGCTCGGTAGTAAG GTCCCTTTCTGTCCTATGGTAGGATCAGAAGTGTATTCCTCAGAGGTCAAGAAAACTGAGGTGCTAATGGAGAATTTCCGTAGAGCTATAGGTTTGcgtataaaagaaaataaagaggTCTATGAAGGAGAG GTTACTGAACTTTCCCCAGAAGAGGCTGAGAGTACAACAGGTGGATATGGAAAAAGCATTAGCCATGTAATCATAGGTCTAAAGACTGTAAAAGGGACTAAGCAACTGAAGCTAGATCCTACAATTTATGATGCTCTAATAAAGGAAAAG GTGTCAGTGGGTGATGTTATATACATCGAAGCTAATAGCGGTGCGGTCAAAAGAGTTGGTAGATGTGATGCTTTTGCTACAGAATACGATCTTGAAGCTGAGGAATATGTTCCGATTCCCAAAGGGGAAGTTCATAAGAAGAAGGAAATAGTGCAG GATGTTACACTTCATGACCTTGATGCTGCAAATGCTCAGCCGCAAGGAGGCCAAGATATTTTGTCCCTTATGGGACAGATGATGAAGCCACGAAAGACTGAGATCACTGAGAAGCTACGACAAGAAATCAATAAG GTGGTTAACAGGTATATTGATGAAGGAGTTGCCGAGCTTGTGCCAGGTGTTCTGTTCATTGATGAG GTCCACATGTTGGACATTGAATGTTTCTCTTATCTTAATCGTGCTTTGGAGAGCTCATTATCACCAATTGTGATACTTGCTACAAACAGAGGAATATGTAACGTGAG AGGAACTGATATGACAAGTCCACATGGTATACCCGTCGATCTTCTAGACAGATTGGTGATTATTCGAACAGAAACATATGGTCCCACTGAGATGATCCAG ATACTTGCTATTAGAGCACAGGTAGAAGAGATTGACATTGATGAAGAAAGTCTTGCATTTTTAGGAGAGATTGGACAACAGACATCCTTGAG GCATGCTATTCAGTTGCTATCGCCCGCTAGCGTAGTCGCAAAGGCTAATGGGAGAGAGAAGATCTGCAAG GCCGATCTTGAGGAAGTCAGTGCTCTGTATCTGGACGCTAAATCATCGGCTCGTCTCCTTCAGGAGCAGCAAGAAAGATACATCACTTAG